The Xiphophorus maculatus strain JP 163 A chromosome 7, X_maculatus-5.0-male, whole genome shotgun sequence region AATCACACAACTttataaataatacaataaaactacttttaaaaagacataataAATGTAAGCAGCATTTTAAGACGGTAAGGCAGAAACAGTTACAGGGTGATGTAACAAGCAGATTAGGTCAtccattaaaattattattttttttatctttggctAGTTTTAGCAAAAAgcaaatagataaatacatatctATAGCTCCTAATCTAAGGTTGTTGTTTAGATACTTTCAAGGGCTGGGATTGAAGATGaaattttaattctatttttatgtataaaaatctgaaagagaTTAAAGTTGATtctaaacaaatgtaatttagtAATTGTGAACATTTATAATCTATGTGGAACTGTTGCTTCCACACTAACAGCAATTTAATACTAATCCTTTTCCTGAAGGATGTGCTGCATAACTTCCTGAATGCTCATGTTAAAAATTACTTATGTTCACCTTAGACGACCTTCAACCCTGGTTATATCACATGAGTTCAGTGTTCCTGATAGCACACgtccaataaaacattaaataaattatcttgGATTTCATAACAATTATGATGGTGCCAAACAAATAATGATGCCAAAAAGGAGGAGATTTTTGCTTTATATAGCTGTACATTCAGAGGAAATCCTCAGTGCATCCTTGTCGGGCTACAATGCAGAAGCTACTGTGGCTGGgctgtttgtattttctgtgcATCCTTGGAAGTCAAGGTAGGGGGGTGAAAAGACGGGATGACTTTGTGCTTCTTGCAGGCCCCCTGGCACAACCAGAGCTGAGAACTTTCAGCAATGGGGAAAATGTTGCCTTTGACTGCAGTCATCCCATACCAGCCAACTCCAAACTGTATTTTGAGTACCTCCGGAGCAAAGGGGTGACACACTTCAAAGTCCCGCTGTCGTGGGTCCAGCTCCTTCCAACAGGCCTCTCAAGCAAACCCCAACCAGGTGTAGTTAGATGCTACCAGACCCTCCtgaagcagctgctggaggaaggACTGCAGCCACTCGTCATCCTTCATGGGTCAGATGTTCCAGAGTCTTTGAGGTCCAGGTATGGAGGCTGGGAAAGTCAGTGGCTGCTAGAGATGTTTCAGCAGTATGCCGAGTTCGCTCTGAAGGAGTTTGGACCACTGGCACAGTCATGGGTGACATTTAGTGACCTGGATGAGGTTTTGCATGCGGGCCAGGCTGCAGGTGACCACCGTCTGCAAAACATCCTCCAGCTGCACAAGAAGATTTACCAGTTTTACCATCACAACTTCCCTGAAATTGGTGAGTTATTTCATATGAAAAAGGAATACACTACACAATTATATTGACTTAAAGTTCATAGTAATGAGTGATTGAAAAAATGCACAGTTATTGTTACATCTCTTTGCAAAACTGACTAAACtcagttttttaaatgcatttcttctGTGCTTCTGTATTTTTGTAGGGAGACGTCTGTCAATTGGGCTGAAAGGAAGAGATGAAGCTGTACTTTCCCAACTTAAAGGTTCAACAACTGTAAGTTGtgttttcaaagtttattgTATGTACTCACATGAATAGTTCAGAtgcttataaaataaaaactggaaacaattacttgaatttgaaatactacaaaagtaaaaagagcCATATTCTTATATTATTTATAGTTGATGTGATTACTTCTTTGTTCACTTGGCTAGTTCTTAAAAGTGACCTCCTCAGCTATCACTATAGCCTATATCTCTCACataaacaaagtaaatgtttttacctCTCAGAAGAGCCAATGTCAGATACTTGACAAGCAATTGGGTGCATTTCACTAGTTTATTATCCCACAGAAACAGGAGAGTAATTATTTCTGTGGCACATTAGAGTGTTTCATAAAGCGTTTCCAGTACCAGTCTAATATGTGgagagtaaaagaaaagaatagatTCATATTGGCTAGGTACATTTAGCTTTTCTCTTATCTAAAAATTTGATAGgcattgaaaacatttatttgtcattacTGGCAAAGCTATTTACATGTTGGCCATTCATTGTCGATATTAAAGCAACAAGCTCAGcataattacatttcaaaagttataaaaactgcaaagaaaagttCAATAATGAAAGACACAAtgagttattttaatttaattagctcATTTTCTAATTTCATATAGAAGCTGCCTGTACTCCACTTAAAATGTTaccaaaaagcaaaagaaaaaaaagatttatttattagctttgcagcagttttatttggggtgtttctgttcagtttacCTGCTGTACTGCTGAGCAACTACTAAGTTGGCTGCCAGCCTATCATCTCCTCATTCCCTGGCTGATAATTACCACTAGCTCCTGCTCCTTACAGGTTGATTTCTTGTCAGTTGACATGGATTACAGCTGCGCTTCATCCGCAAATTTTGCACAAGAGCTGAAGAACCTACAGGTAAACAAAacgtttaaaaatgttttacatgtcGACTAAATTGCATCCTCATACATATAATGTTATGCTGTAGATTTCTACTGGAAACCTGCCTATCCTGATACAGAAGTTGACAGTTCATGATTGTTCATACAATGAACAAGAGCCTCTTCGAAACGTGATGAATGGTAAGTGTTGTtacatgtatgtatatatatatatatatatatatatatatatatatatatatatatatatttagtatatatatacacatataggaaatataactattgtttaatgttttctttagtttgtaAATCATCACCTTTACCTTAATAAACAGGTCTTTGTATCACCATTCCACCTTAATTCCAagtcataaataaaacacacaaacactttgcTTGACCTTAGACACCATTGgtataaaaactgttaaaatgttctTAAGTTATACTTaaacattcttttttcttttttattgcactTAATTCATAAAGTGaacattgtttttgaaaatatgtccATATTGTTTGGTCAGCTGTGTGTCCAATTCTCACatacaaaattatatatttgaCTAAGACTTGGGAGGAGTTAATGAAATTAGGGTTTGCATAGTATGCAAGTTTTCTACTGATTTGcataactatttttttcttaattcaatAAGACATTATTCAAACTAGAAATTGTGTTTACGTCTAAACGTTTtccataaaatcaagaaaaggCAATTCTGTCATAACAGTGCCCTCTAGTGCTCAAAGATTTCAAACTTTCCTTTAcccaaaattaatatttcattcCACCAAGTTCAAAGGTAAAATATGAGATTGCATATAAGCCCCACCCACTTCATAATCATGTTCAAGACATGTATTCAGGGTGTGGTATCGAACTTGTATGCAAAGCTTGGCGTAAATCCAATAAGCGGttattaagataaaaatatttgacccTAGAGAGCCCACATCACAAAAACTGCTTAAAACTCAATAATGTGGCACCATTTTATCCcctaatttgattaattaaatatgaTGAAGATATACACTAACTGTTGTGCTAGGTAGTACTAAAAAGGTTGCATTGATTGaacaatctttaaaaatgttctgattttaaATAGTTATGTACCAAGTTTCATGTTGATCCAGCTACAACTATGTCTTGCCTTTGATGTGCTTTAGCAAAAAATCTAATCAGGTGGAAAAGTGCAATGGTACGCTTTAGCTATTGAGGGAtaagaatgtattttttagtCTATTGTTTGGGCTTTTCTACCATATTGTCTTACCagacttattaaaaataatacaaataaaataataaaaatacaatggCACTTGGCTAAACATCACTAATATAAAGCTAGAGAACTTGTTCTGGAAAGAATAACCTGCTATAAATGAAACTTGATTTCTTGAATAGAGTGAAAAGTGCATGATTAGTAGAACAATTCATCCTCAAATATCACAGTAAAGTAAATATAtgtatagatttatttttgatttactttATATGCATCATAAACGTTCATGAAATGGTCATTGTCTTTCAAACAGTCTTACACAGTCATGATCTGAATATCATTGGATGCGACATGAAGGATGTGTTGATCCAGCAGGAGATGCACGGTGCTGTAGTCAGGTAAGAAAGCTTGCTTATGTAAACCAATTACAGATGCATTGAGTGGTTTTTCATTACTATTTATATTTGacattgtcattttttttaaagtggtgggaaacatttcaaaagattGACAAGATTGGGTAGCAGCTATCAGAAGATTTTGCATGAGTCTGCAGCCAAAAGCACTGAAGACAGAGATGTTCTCACTAAAGCATTCCCTGCCGGCTTCCAATGGGCAACATCCACAGAGTCTTTCAAGGTTGAAGGTGCATGGGCAGCAGATGGGAAAGGCGAGACCATCTGGGATCGCTTTGGTCATGAAAACCAAGCCTTTAATAATCATAATGCTGACACAGCTGCTGACAGCTACAGAAAGGTCGATATAGATGTCTACCTCTTGCGAGGTCTTGGAGTCAACACCTACCAGTTCTCCATTTCCTGGGCCCGTATATTCCCGTCAGGTCACAAAGACAGCCTATCAGAAGAAGGAGCTCTCTACTATGACAATCTGATCGATGCTCTTATTGAATCTGGCATACAGCCTGTTGCCACTCTCTACCATTGGGATTTGCCTCAGGCTCTCCAAGACGATGGTGGATGGACCAACCCTTCCATTGTTGCAGCTTACATGGACTATGCAGCCTTCTGCTTCCATAGATATGGAAACAGGGTCAAGAGCTGGAACACATTCAGTAGTCCCTGGGTGGTGAGCCATGCTGGATATGGCACAGGTGTGCATGCTCCGGGAATAAAAGACTACGTGACTGCTTCTTATCAGGTAAACAAAGTGGTATCCCcacataaaaaccttttaaacatGTCTAAATTTTGTTTAGGCTATAACCTTTCaatttttaattcttatttttacaGGTTACTCATAATATAGTGAAATCCCATGCTGAAGCCTGGCATGTCTACAATGAGAATTACAGGACGACACAGGGAGGGAAAGTGGGCATTGCATTAAACTCTGACTGGGCAGAACCTGCCGATGCTGAAAAACCTGAAGATAAGGAAGCTGCAGAGCGCTACCTTCAGTTTATGTTAGGCTGGTTTGCCCATCCAATCTTCATAGATGGGGATTATCCTGAAGTTCTCAAAACTCAGAttgcaaacaaagcaaaagagtGTCCCTCATCTGCGCCAGCAGTACTTCCAACTTTCACTGATGAAGAGAAAGCGAGGATCAAGGGAACTTCTGacttttttggtttaaatcatTATACCTCCCGTTTAGTTAGCAGCAGTGTAGGTGGGTGCACCCCTGGTCCTGAAGGAGTTGGAGACTTCCAGGCAAAAGTGGACCCCTCATGGCCTGCTACAGCATCAGACTGGATCTACTCCATGCCCACAGGACTACGGTCACTTCTGAACTACATCAAATCAGAATATCTAACATATAACAATGTGCCCATTTACATAACTGGGAATGGCATGCCAACAGATGACAGTGGAGACACCCTGAATGATGTTAGCAGAATAGAGTACATGACGGGTTACATCAGTGAAGCCCTAAAAggtttgtgccttttttttctttaatacttGGCATCTGTTTAGCAGAAAGAAaccagaaatacattttaatattgtcTTCGGTTTCATTTTACAGCCATTGAACTCGATAAAGTGGATGTGCAGAGATTCACAGTGCAATCACTTGTGGATGGATTTGAGGGAAACAAAGGGTACAGTGAAAGATTTGGACTTCACCAGGTTAATTTTGAAGATGGCTACAGACCAAGAACACCAAAACAATCAGCATATTTATTTGCTCAGATCATTGAGCAAAATGGTTTTGTTTCACGTAAACAAGATCATTTTGAAGGTGTGAAAATATCACCACCTCGCCGTTCCACTCCACTGCCACCTTCAGAGGTCCCATCTGCATCAAAGTCTGTTTGGGAAAAATTTACACCACAGAAAAGGTTGGACAGACAAATGTATCACTATGGCAATTTCTCACAAAACTTCTTATGGGGCGTCTCATCTTCAGCTTATCAGATTGAGGGTGGATATAACCAGGATGGGAAAGGACAAAGTGTATGGGATGTAGTCAGTAATAACCCAGGTAGTGGTATTCCTGAAGATGTGAATGGAAATGTTGCCTGTGACAGTTACAATAGACTCGATGAAGACCTTTACATGCTGCAAGCTTTGAAAGTGAAATCATACAGATTTTCTCTGTCGTGGTCCAGAATCTTTCCCAATGGTAGACGTGAATCCCTGAACCAAAAGGGTGTCGATTATTACAACAGACTTATTAATGGCCTCTTGGCCAGAAAAATCACCCCAATGGTCACAATCTATCACTGGGACCTCCCACAAGATCTACAAGACATTGGTGGCTGGCAAAATGTGGAgatgattaacatttttaatgattattgtGACTTCTGCTTTGCCACTTTTGGTGACAGAGTAAAATTCTGGATGACCATGAATGACCCTCAAGGACTTGCATGGCTAGGATATGGAACTGGAAGAATCCCTCCAAAAATTACGGAGCCAGGAACAGCACCATACCAAGTTGCACATAACTTGATAAAAGCTCACGCTACAGCATACCACACATATGACAAATACCGTGCTTCTCAAGGAGGTATGGTTTCCATTGCCCTTAATGCTGAATGGGTTGAACCTAAAGATATCAATGTCCCTCGTGATCTTGTTGCTGCTGACCGTGCAATGCAGTTCAACCTGGGTTGGTTTGCCCACCCAATCTTCAAGAATGGGGACTATCCAGAGGCCATGAAAGCCCAAGTTTTAGTTAAAAGTGAACTCCAAGGTCTTTCACAATCAAGACTCCCTTCTTtcacagaggaggaaaagaacTTGATCAAAGGAACTGCTGACATGTTCTGTGCCAATCACTACACCACCAGGCTAGTAACCCATGTCATAGGTGCACTTTCTCCAGCATCTTATCAAAGTGACTGGGACTATGTAGAAGAAGAGATACTTGATCAACCAACGACACCAATTGGATTCACAAGAGCTGTATCATTTGGCATGAGAAGGCTTCTCAACTGGATCAAGGAAGAATATGGAAATCCAGATATTTACATTACTGAAAATTCAGTTGCCACTCCCAGGGAATGGGCATTTGATGAAATTGACAGAGTCTTTCTTCACAAAACTTATATTGATGAGGCTCTCAAAGGTACAgtaataaatatcaaaaatgtttgttgtataTTACAATGTCTTGATCATTCACAAttaatttctgtctgtttgtaaTGTCTCTCTTAACAGCCTATGAACTAGATGGAGTCAAGGTGAAAGGCTATGCAACATATCTCATGGATTCCTTTCAGTACCTTTATGGCTACCTCTTTGGGTTTGGTCTGCACCACGTAGACTTCAATAACCCAAACCGACCAAGAACACCTAAGTTTTCAGCTCATTTCTACTACAATGTCATGAGGGACAATGGTTTTCCATTACCAGAAGATGAAAAGATGATATATGGAGAATTCAAAAAGGATTTCATTTGGAGCAGTGCAACAGCATCATACCAGGTAAAAAAAGCTTACATGACAAATATCCAAATTTCTTTTTCACCTATTGTCAACTCAATCTAAGTTCAGATAAAGTTAAATCCCTCAAAAtagcagttttttatttaactggtTTCAGCAAGGTGTTTCCTCATAGTAGCATTTTTTTGAGAATAAGCAGTTTATAATAATTGATAGAATTTTTATCACCAATTTTTAATCACTGGTTTTGACTAGTCAATACCAATACTTATTTGTCTCTCAAAGCTATAATTGACACAATTCCAGTATTAAACTCAAGCATTCTTGCTTTGGGCTATTGGTGAATAAGAATATTAAGAGCAGATGCAACATCAAACTTTCTTGCTTTTAAATTGGGAttattatttacctaaaacaaattcaaaa contains the following coding sequences:
- the LOC102217013 gene encoding lactase-phlorizin hydrolase-like; translated protein: MQKLLWLGCLYFLCILGSQGRGVKRRDDFVLLAGPLAQPELRTFSNGENVAFDCSHPIPANSKLYFEYLRSKGVTHFKVPLSWVQLLPTGLSSKPQPGVVRCYQTLLKQLLEEGLQPLVILHGSDVPESLRSRYGGWESQWLLEMFQQYAEFALKEFGPLAQSWVTFSDLDEVLHAGQAAGDHRLQNILQLHKKIYQFYHHNFPEIGRRLSIGLKGRDEAVLSQLKGSTTVDFLSVDMDYSCASSANFAQELKNLQISTGNLPILIQKLTVHDCSYNEQEPLRNVMNVLHSHDLNIIGCDMKDVLIQQEMHGAVVSGGKHFKRLTRLGSSYQKILHESAAKSTEDRDVLTKAFPAGFQWATSTESFKVEGAWAADGKGETIWDRFGHENQAFNNHNADTAADSYRKVDIDVYLLRGLGVNTYQFSISWARIFPSGHKDSLSEEGALYYDNLIDALIESGIQPVATLYHWDLPQALQDDGGWTNPSIVAAYMDYAAFCFHRYGNRVKSWNTFSSPWVVSHAGYGTGVHAPGIKDYVTASYQVTHNIVKSHAEAWHVYNENYRTTQGGKVGIALNSDWAEPADAEKPEDKEAAERYLQFMLGWFAHPIFIDGDYPEVLKTQIANKAKECPSSAPAVLPTFTDEEKARIKGTSDFFGLNHYTSRLVSSSVGGCTPGPEGVGDFQAKVDPSWPATASDWIYSMPTGLRSLLNYIKSEYLTYNNVPIYITGNGMPTDDSGDTLNDVSRIEYMTGYISEALKAIELDKVDVQRFTVQSLVDGFEGNKGYSERFGLHQVNFEDGYRPRTPKQSAYLFAQIIEQNGFVSRKQDHFEGVKISPPRRSTPLPPSEVPSASKSVWEKFTPQKRLDRQMYHYGNFSQNFLWGVSSSAYQIEGGYNQDGKGQSVWDVVSNNPGSGIPEDVNGNVACDSYNRLDEDLYMLQALKVKSYRFSLSWSRIFPNGRRESLNQKGVDYYNRLINGLLARKITPMVTIYHWDLPQDLQDIGGWQNVEMINIFNDYCDFCFATFGDRVKFWMTMNDPQGLAWLGYGTGRIPPKITEPGTAPYQVAHNLIKAHATAYHTYDKYRASQGGMVSIALNAEWVEPKDINVPRDLVAADRAMQFNLGWFAHPIFKNGDYPEAMKAQVLVKSELQGLSQSRLPSFTEEEKNLIKGTADMFCANHYTTRLVTHVIGALSPASYQSDWDYVEEEILDQPTTPIGFTRAVSFGMRRLLNWIKEEYGNPDIYITENSVATPREWAFDEIDRVFLHKTYIDEALKAYELDGVKVKGYATYLMDSFQYLYGYLFGFGLHHVDFNNPNRPRTPKFSAHFYYNVMRDNGFPLPEDEKMIYGEFKKDFIWSSATASYQIEGAWREDGKGLSIWDKFTHTPGKISEHDTGDVACNSYNKMEDDIAALKKVKVSHYRFSISWPRILPDGTTKYINQAGLNYYKKLLDSLIAANIEPQVTLYHWDLPQALQDVGGWENETIIERFKEYADVLFENLGPKVKLWITFNEPFVITVLGHVQGAHAPGLNDRPDTLPYIVGHNIIKSHAEAWHVYNDKYRASQGGLVSITVNSDWAEPRNPYKQEDYEAARNVVEFYLGWWAHPIFNGDYSPLVKKSVLDQSLAGGLTKSRLPEFTPEEIKRINGTYDYFGLNHYCSVLAFPVDFGTTQHFEADRGVVVISDRTWLETGSVWLRMTPFGLRRLLKFIKDEYRNPPIIITENGVSENGPVDLNDVHRKYYYEKYINQVLKAYLLDDVNIIGYTAWSLLDNLEWGVGYTERFGLFYVNRTDPDLPRTPKASVSYYSSIISCNGFPDPASGPQECWNPTPTIADP